Within the Glycine max cultivar Williams 82 chromosome 12, Glycine_max_v4.0, whole genome shotgun sequence genome, the region GACTTCTTTGGTCGGGGATCCCCATGAAAATCTTCTTTGCAGGTGCAAGATTACCCAATATAATCATTTTATTGCCTGTAGAGGAAACAGAAGTTGTGTCTCCCAAGGGGAAGAAGATTATTAACCTTGGAGGAAGGTGAGACAGTCAATCACAAATGCATCCTTTGTCAACATGTTTTTAACCATATAGTTGCCCCACATATCTGCAACAATCCATTGTTCAAACGTACATTATGAACCACTATCCAAATTTGTTAAGTCCGAGGAACACACATTATGTTTAAATGCACGAAgcctatatataattttggttgCTAAATCAAATAGGGAAATCTTAATGGACGTTGTTCTGTTGGTATTTTGGTGCTATTTTCCAATGAAAACACATCATGTGTATTAGTTATTACATGtgttatattttcattaatgaTCCATTACATTTGTACATTGGCATATTTTTTTGGCTGccatttgtattttttactgATAGTGATTTTAGTGAGTCATTCTATATTTGACACATCTACATGTTAGTAACAAGATGTATATGTAAAATAGAATATCTTAAGTGGTCGGTCGGTGGTCAAACGGCACTCGCAAGTCAAATTTCAagtttcttaaatttttcttaatagTTTTAAGCAGGTGATTGACTACCCCTGGTAATATGTAGTTACTTGCAAGTTCATCTGAGTATTTTTGCTGTTTGCATGATATTTTGTGGATATTGTTTGTCATAAATGTCTGATTTACATGTGACTGAAAAATTGGAAGGTGTTATTGTGTGaagttattcaatttttttagtatgaaATTCTCTCTTGTACAATCTGTTCAGAAAATATTGTTTAAGAAATTTGTATGACAAATATGCAATATTTTGGCTTCAGAGCTGGCCAAGCAGTTGGAGCGTTATTGAGGAGGCTTCAGATTCCTCACCAAGGTAGTGAATCGAATGGAAAGCTTAGAATTGGTGGTTTGGCTCTGAAAAAATGGTTTCAGCCGAAACTTGCATCTCCGTTCAGTGTTAATATGGGATCTCCAACATTCAGTGGAAAACCAGGTGATTGGAACTCGTCCCTATCACGACTGGGcaaaaatattagtaatcaGCAACGAAACATCCGAATTGGCAATCTGTCTTTGGATTAAGTGTACATGTATTGATTTTTGCCTAATACTATCTTTCCTGCCCCCTCTTCACTAAtgttttttcaatatataagTTGAAAGCTCCTTCATCATAATGGTATAAATAGAAGAGTGATTTAGACCCAAGAAAGCAGATAATGCCTTCTTGAGTGCTGAGGCCATTGAATGCTAGAAGATGGGAAAGTGTAGGACATCTCATCAAGTTCATTTTGGTGAACAAGGTCATACCCGCGATAGAATACATATGGCACAGAACTCGTTCTTTTGTGATTACCTGCAGCTATGTCATGGCCTTTGCAACGCGgattatatatatgcatgatGATAGAGATGCAGATATTTCATGTATGTGCTATTGTTGTATGTATTTTTTGTCTAGAACTCTCCATATGTAAACTAAAAAATAGGcaaatggaaaaaaattcagacgattttgatatttataagtTCTTTCATTATGTTCTATCATCATGTTTGTAGTGTGGTAGAGATGTGAGACTCccattaatttttgaaaaaaaattctctctctTCTTACTAATTTGAGCTCAACCAAACGAAGGGTTAGAGGTTGTTTGTCCCCTCTTaacttggttctttttatacACAAGAGTTAGAACTCAAATCTTTGATCACTTGTTTGTTTAAAGTACGCAAGTCCATAACAGCTCAAGTTAACCCCTTGTTGAGTTGTTGGTATGTTGTTACTGGTTTACTATTTTGATTTCCATCTTTTCAAATATTGAAAGTCTTTCACCTGCAGCAGCCGATACAGGTTAGAGACGAATCTAGCTGTTTGGAGCATAATATTTGTGcggataataaaataaagtagttAATTACAAGAATATAAGTTGAGGCAAGTGTAGCAtataaagttaaattaaattcgATTtgcaacaaaatatatttagtgttAAAATTTAACTCATTTAAGTAAGAGGTTTACTGTCCAAATCCATTTGAGAAAAGATAACTCCTTTAATGAGTTTTAGTACCTCTATATTCTCGAATTTTCAACCGAGATACTCTGAACTCACAAATAAATAGTCAAATTTaatgtttgaatttaatttatgaataaacatgtaagaaaaaatttatatttaacttcttttaagtttattaactttattggtttttttattatttatcatatatattctaaagttctatttaattttattaatgggattttttattatgttttgtaaACATACAATAAACAATATCTTTACTAATAAAGTAATCAAGAGATGTTTTTATGtagtaagaaaagaaagaaaaaaaagaagtatgaataaataatatatgcatttACAATTTGAAGGTTTACATTGTCATCCAACTATAAATAAtcatgtataatatattttttattttttttaataatatttacctTAAAAGTACTAAGGATGAATTtcaattagttaataatatatcaacTTTTAGACTAAGAATGCATGTCaattaaaagataaacaatatttaaataaaaattgatgtaatgatttttgtgataaaattacaatatctctttttatataaaattaatactttCTCATTATAtagagaatttattttttacacacTGTTTTGTCAACCAATCAAAAGATGATTATTGGTATGattcttaatataattatttaaaatcaataaatttactctccataacaatttatagttaaattatttaCCTGAGAAGTTATGTGGGCGTGGATCCTCTCCAACTTTCCTCCCGactctttatttctttctaattcttctttctctctatcGTTTACCatgctttcttcattttttttatactgtaATACCTTTGGTTTTTTGTCAgatgaaaaaaatccaatttgaaattatttacgAACTTTTAtgtcaatactttttttttgaagaaagaaCTTATGAAGTATAAACTTGAATTATTTATAGATCGAATTTACACTCATCTATTTAtggaaaaaacaaatttatgcaaacatttttgttttgacaGCATTTATGCAAATATTTACTAACCTGAATATTTCAACTCGTTTATTCCTTATCTAACTAGTAACTACAACTCTACAAGATGCCGCCTGCAATTGAACTCTGGAGACGGAATTTTTGAACAAGTTTTGaaacaataaacaaattgtCGAGTTTACAGGGAGAGAGACAAGAGAGTAGAAGTTACAATTGCCATGGCGATCAATTTTGATTCTCCAGACAGTTAATACATTTTGAACATAGTAGTAGTATTATACAAATTAAGAGATATAGAACATTTCGTGTTTGTCAAAATGACTGACTGAGTCAGAAGGAAAAACCCAAAGAGGTATAGGGGTGGAAAAAAGTCAATACTAGTAAGTGGAAGTGGTCAAATAGATACGTTTCACAAGGCTCGCAGTTGAGAGGTTAGATTGATGAAGGCATCTTCTTTGCAAGGAATTGTGAGTCCCCCCATGGGATGATTGAAGCCAAACTCTTCTTCGGCGCGGTTTAGCAAATCAAGAAACAAAGGGTGGTTCAAATACGATATTGGAACCACAAACCTCTTTTTTTGCAACTCTCCAACGTAAACTGCCACGTGCCCCTTTGGAACATTGGACTTGAATGACGATGATGTCTGTTTTGCTGCATGAACCATAAACGGCAAACGAATACCCATCATAGAACAAAAGTTCAATGGAGTTTGCTTTTGTGTAGTAGTGGAATGGTGGTGATTGAATTGGATTTGGTTATGAAAACGAATACCCATCtctagattttatttaatttgttggtCCCACTTCATAATATGAATTTAGGATCACATGGCTTTGTTGAATTCCACTTCAAAGGAGCCAGCTAAGTTCCATTGGAGAAGTCCATTGCTAAATCACACTATAAAGAGGCAGCGCTGGCTAGAGTGTGCAAAACAGAGTGCCGTACGCTGAAAATGATAACTGTCCATCTATGTCGTTACCTGACTCTAGGAAGATTCGTTACGTTACGGATGActcttgttttctttcattttttttttcttttcaagtgtcaatttcttatttttaattattgaaaatattaatggtttttaatattttcacacTTACCACTCCGCGTTAGATGGCACTCAGACTCCATTTATTATGAAGGAAAGAAACATACAAGAAATAAagatgaatgaaaataaaataacaaagataaataaaaatagatgaaaGTTAAAGTAGAAATACATATGTTTGGTTTAGGAgaaatatagaaaattaaagACAATATAAGCATGTGAATGAAAATAAGtgagaaatataataaaaataagatgtaaatcctttttctttaattttattttcttcctcatttccttacaatcaaacatataaacattttttttcgttTTCGATTTCTCTCATCTTCACTCTATTTCACGTCTATCAAATAAAGTATTATAGAGTAGATGGAGTCACTTCAATGATTTATatataaggataaaaattaataaacactAACTTCTAATTAATACCTAGAGGATAAAGAGATTAGAGGaatgtaaatattaaaatgttttatattcaAAAGTGTTTGTCTTTCGTTACTTCTTGTTATAAAATCTACAATTACAACTAATGATGGGTCTATATTTGAGGATGAATAAATGCATTTTCTCATTTTAATAAAGTCATCTCTATTTgtgtaaaaattatatattttacatcccttaattttatatgtttgtaCCTCTCACTTATTTTTATGTGAAGATAAATAAATGTATCtcctttattttaatattcaaattttttatttttatgtgtttgaactcattattttttctcacttttttatatgtttattattattttatttacatattgatttgaaagtttatttttattttttctccgttaaagtcaataattttttttgttgattatcTCATACATTCTACTTTTTCTTGCACATTTTTTCCCTCTACGactctcattttattttatgatattttgattttattttacattgtgCAACTAAGTAGTTTGATTCACAACTTATCATTacaattcattttcttcttgcataaACACATCTTGATTAAACGGTGATAATTCTtgcttaaaatttatgattttaatatctGTGTTTATCTTCATATATATGataactttttattaaattattttaaatacattGCCCTTGCCTCCATTGGCTCTGGGTCCTAGATTCCCCACATATTAGAACAATAGAATCAGTAATTCATAAATGGAGGAACCACGAGGTATGTGTTTATTgcagttgcaaatctacaaatGTCCATTCAAGGGAAAAGAGATAAATTGTTTCCTATTTTTATGTAGGAATgcaaatgatttccaaacacatCCAAGAGGCTGAGAATTGTGGCAACGTTGCCACTTGCCTCtgattaatattaattgaaCAATGAGCTCCAATTTGGTTTTTCAGTTCAGCAAGGCAGCCAGGCACGCCAAGAAGATCCAAATAAGTTTCTAACTTCATATTCATCATATATTATTGAACACTCCAACGTTTTTGCCTACCAAAAACTAGTcttttgtttcttgtgtctttcataGACTGACACTTAATTTAATAGATTAATACTGAACATTCATGGACATTATCTGTCGGGGTGGGGCTATTAGGATTCCCAAGTCatactgctttttttttttaatgttcggttttaatcttatttagatttatctttaaataaaaagacaaatataCATACAATTATTCATACTCTttaaataaaagactaaattatttaagtttattttacaaaaaattattatcttattatcttatcgaatttttcaatttttttacattgactCAAGTTGagaccaaaaaaatttattattttagagagtttattaatttaccgaaaattaatttaaagagtttcTACTCTATTTGTATTTCTAATGAATGCATTTTttagctgataaaaaaaaactatgcttAGGCATGTTAGACTTGATCAATGAACCGACAAGATTCGGATTGGGTAGTTAGCATTTAGCAAAGATGGAAGTTTAAGAATCTGATGAAATGCTAACACTTTACAAACAACAAAAGCATTAACAGTTtagattattttcctttttttcaggTGAGATGTTTTATTAGTTAGTTTTTATTGTTCACTAGTCATTACACTGATTTCTACGGTCCCACTCTCTAGATATGTTTTCAGCCTTAAATTTACGTATAAATATAACACGGCAATGTTATAACCTGATAACCATACGTATTCGATTAGTACAATCCTATTACGTTGTatggttaaattaattaaaatattttaaattataaatgttttctaaattaacaaaaaattataaattacaattaaatttaattaacgagcatatataatatgaaaatatataatttcatacaTTTACACTTAATTTAATAGATTAATACTGAACATTCATGAACATATAAGTTGTCTTGAAAGCAAGATGTAggaatattaattaaaacacAGTTAAAAGTTAACTATAGGACATAGTTAAAAGTTTGTAATTATTAACtccattaaaattaatatttcaaataaaatttctacCCGAAAACTTATAGTATGGAAATTAACAAGAatgaaaatttgatgaaataacAAATACTTTTCAAACCGCTAAAGCATTTTTCTatctatttttcgttttcagAATATGTTTTCACTAGGTAGTTTTTATTGTCGACTAGTCATTACACCGTTGATTTCCATGCCCCACTCCTTAGATATGTTTTTAGCCTATTACAAAGATAACACAACATGTCACAAGCCTATTAGCCTAGCTATAATAGTATGTAATTCAATTAATGGCATTACATAccataaaaaacacaaaaaagtaTGACAGCAAAAACATATAGATCGAAAGTATCATTAAGACGACATGTTGTTTAAAAAGTTTGATTCCTTGAGAAAAGAAATTTAACAAGACTTGACACAtgaactttaaattaaattaataattgtcatttcaatttaaatttttcaaatgaaaaagggtttgaaatcacaattcatatatttaggttgtgcaaaaaaaaaagagattatgaaagtgaattttatttttttaacaaaatcttcaTCGTCATGAATTGAATTTTTGCATGAGGTTTTAAACTCTAATGTCAGTACAGTCCTTATATACCCAAaaaatacttatcttaattatGATAAACATATAAAATCGGATACTTACTATACTTATAAGTTTAAATAGATAAAgtataatactttttaaaatttgagatgACAAAATGAAAGTTATACAAACCAAGAACCAAACTAATTTGGCACAAATGTTGGAGTTATAACTAACGAAGAAAATTTCACACTAGTATGTTACACTAATCTTCCCATTAGTTCTTAGCAATGCTAGTAAGGAGATATGCAACACAGCCCTAATCTtggaaaaaatgaatatttaatctAGAGGCAATAGTATGTATGAGCATCGGTTAACACTTAACAGTCCAAAAAGAATATTCGATTATTAAAAATCTGAGAAGTAAAATATTGTTGATTGTTCTAGAAAAAGGCTGACAAGAGAATCAGCATCAGAAAGCAGTCAAAGAACAATATCTAGACGGTACAAATTGCAGTGTACGTTTGTCAGAGTCGGTACGTACGTGACTGGTAATCATGTAAAGATATCTTTATGGCAACGTAGGATATCATCAAAATGTGAATGTGAATGTGACACACTGCCAAAATATTTGGTCACCAGTATTAGTATTAGGGCAACAGCGAAAAGATTTAATCTTGTAAAATGTACGTTCATATGTTGGTGTTCATTTATGAAGCTTGGATTCTGACATCATCGGATACGATACCGACACTAACATCCTCAtagagttaaattttaaaatataaggcaTGGAAACatgatgttatatatatatatatatatatatatatatatatatatatatatatatatatatatatatatatatatatatattaaataatacattattatttaaaagaaaatttcaaaagacaaaaaaattctttttaaaaaataatttaaaaataaacttattaatatatttaataatgagtttcacctaaaaaataccaaaataaattattataataaaaaaagataaataaaaaattattttttctaatttatctaAATTCTTCCTCTTTCTTCTTGATCGTCATCGTTGAACaacacaatttttaattttgattcatcAAGGGATAAATTAACAACTTTAAGAATTTCATTCTCATCAAGGGATAAAATAACAACTTTAAGAATTTCATTCTCATCAAGTGATACAAACTTATCTCCTGCAATGTCTCACATTTTAGGTTTTTCTTGATGATATTATGGAAAACttcttgaaagaaaacaaagattaCTATGAACAAATACTAAATCCTATGTTCAATGAGGTATCATCTTGTTTCTTTTGATTGAGTGAATGAAAGAGTAAGTACTCCATTTTTTTTCACAACATGATGATGAATAAGGTTGCCCTAACAACTTAAGAGCAATCTTTTGAAGTGTTGATGCATAAGCATCATGAACTAGCCACCAAGACTTTGTTTCCATTAGACCTTTATCCCTTCAATAGTCAATATCATCAAAGCCTTCCCTTCCACCATAAAAGCTTGTAAACTCTAGATTCACTTGTCTTctttcattatcatcatcaaaatacCTTTTGAAGCATTTCAATCTTTCACGAGTAAGTTTTCCATCTTAGTGTGaaagaattttatttgaatCTTCACTTACGAGCCTatgaaagatgaagaaaaaattataaaaattggaaAGCAAATAAAAGATTTCAAGGGTGCAAACCTTACAAAGTTCCAATGCACCCAACTTGAACCAAAATAGTAAATCAGAGGTCAACAACTACAAATGCAACAAACAACAAGTCAAAGTCAGCAACCGTAAATGCTATGAAGGTCATAAGCAAAACGAACAGCGATAACAACAAACTCAAACCAGTAACGAATAGACATGAATGAGAGAACCAATAAAAACGTACGTGAATGAAGGAGTGACATGACTAGTGTAAAGAGGAAGCGTtgttattctaattttatttaatttaaattttaatatgttattataatttaaaatataatattttatctttaaggttttttaaaaaacagaaaGCATAAACGACGTGAAAAGGAAGCGTGAAgaggaaataataaaaaatctaatctattattataatttaaaatctaatcttttatcttttaagattttaaaaaatataattttaaaaaaataacaaaaatcgtATTGTGTCTATTGACTTTGTGTCCAAAACcatgtcaaatattttttttctttaaataaaagctAAACACAACAAATGTGTGTCCGGCACATGTCCATGTAATCAGCGTgtggaaaacaaaaataacgcTGTTTGGGACCGCGTGAATGCTTCATAAGTGTTCATCAATATCaatcatcataaattcataGTATTAGAATTATAAATGTTCACAAAGATATGAATCTTTCTTGAATGGCTATAACTCTATGGGATAAGGACTATAATTTATTAATCCATAACCCTCCACAATTGCGGGTCCCTTCAGTCTTGATTCTTGATGTGTTTGATGACACCCGAAGATAGCggtatttgtttcttttttcttggccCATTCGTTGAAAGTGGGTTGGGCTGGGAGATTATTTTTTACTCCGATCCAACTGCTACGTTGCATTTATCGGTGGGTTGTGTTGGGTTAAACTTGTTGGTTTGAcaaatattataactttttatgaaaagataaatgtttaaatataaaataacactgaataagatattcaaagtaaaaaaaaaaaaatatcaccaaACGCATGAATCAACTGATATGAGAATatgagattattttaatttaatcaatgaatTTAGGTTAAGTTCTAACACGCAATTGCGCTGAATACTTAGAGATAAAACCGTGCTGTCTACAGGTTCTTATCACTTCacaatgtttttaatctaacacAACCCGTAAATGTAGCTTAATTCACATTTTCTTTGTTTGGGTCAAAACCCACTAGACATAAAACCACAATGTTGATATTTACCTATAATCATTAATCAGTAAGTCAGGATGGCAAGTAGTCTGAattattggataaaaaaatatcatgttaaaACCTCTGACCAAATTGAAGTTAACTTCATAGACAATTGAAATTGATTGAACATGTAGGCATGCTATACTGTCTGATTTtgccaaataatgttaatattatGAAAGACAATTCATCGGGCAATCGTTATAGACTTGTTGTCTTTTGTCCAATATAGATTAGGAAGAATATAATTGGAACATATTTCCCTATGCTAAGAATGCTGAATTCACTGCTTCTTCAAAAATTTCACGGCATAATAATCTACAAGGAGTCTAGGACTGTCATTTGGTCTGTTCCATGATTTCCTTGCCTGTTTCGGTGAAACAATATATCTTATTATGTCATTAATTATTCTGTCATCTTGTGTGGTTTTGTATCCATTAAAAACTTTGaatctccttttattttttaatttgaaaactaCAAAAACTATTCCAGCTAGTGCATAGCCTTTAGATTATTCGTATTTGGTCcaattttctgtttttcatATGAATACTGAATATTAATAATTCAAATGTGATTATATTACCATtggaatattatattattattgaataatgcTTTGCAATTTTTTTCCACTATAAGAcagtttaaatattaattattactcgaattttttatatttaaataaatacaactATATAACACAGTTTAAGGTGATGcaaaactcattttaaaaaaagtaacgagatatatataaaaatatttttttacaaagagaaatattaacactgtacttttatttcttattagggtgaaatttattttatatatatatataggaaataAGACGAACATTGTTTGATAGTTTTCACGTGAATTTCATGCAATAATGTTGAGTATCAAAAAGGTATATTGTAGTACGTAATTACTCTTCACAAGAACTAGcaagttttaattatttgtgtatttattttaataattttacctAACTTGAGTTTAAATAAGATGACGaaacaaaaaaagttatgaATATCAAATTCACGAATATggaatatttttaatactaacaataaaataa harbors:
- the LOC100803474 gene encoding auxin-responsive protein SAUR21 encodes the protein MGIRFHNQIQFNHHHSTTTQKQTPLNFCSMMGIRLPFMVHAAKQTSSSFKSNVPKGHVAVYVGELQKKRFVVPISYLNHPLFLDLLNRAEEEFGFNHPMGGLTIPCKEDAFINLTSQLRAL